One Chionomys nivalis chromosome 4, mChiNiv1.1, whole genome shotgun sequence genomic region harbors:
- the Tmem45b gene encoding transmembrane protein 45B produces the protein MANFKGHALPGSFFLIFGLWWSVKYPLKYFHQKGLKKNRLSQQQQRIEIIEGAVKTAFAIIGILAEQFVPDGPHLHLYHENQWTKLMNWQHSTMYLFFGVSGIIDMLTYLYFNIVPLGVDRLVLAMAVFSEGFLFYFHVHNRPPLDQHIHSLLLFGLFGGSVSISLEVIFRDNIVLELFRTSLLILQGTWFWQIGFVLFPPFGTPEWDQKDMDNIMFITMCFCWHYLVALCITAINFSLVYCFLTRVKRHAEGEIIGIQKLTSSDHTYQSALLSGSDEE, from the exons ATGGCAAACTTCAAGGGCCACGCTCTCCCAGGGAGTTTCTTTCTGATATTTGGGCTATGGTGGTCAGTGAAGTACCCACTGAAGTACTTTCATCAAAAGGGATTGAAGAAGAACAGACTGAGCCAGCAGCAACAGCGCATTGAGATCATCGAAGGTGCAGTCAAGACTGCGTTTGCAATCATTG GGATCCTGGCCGAGCAGTTTGTTCCAGATGGGCCTCACCTCCACCTCTACCATGAGAATCAATGGACAAAGCTCATGAATTGGCAGCACAGCACCATGTACCTGTTCTTTGGTGTCTCAGGAATCATTGACATGCTCACCTACCTTTACTTCAACATTGTGCCCCTGGGGGTGGACAGGCTGGTTTTGGCTATGGCAGTATTCAGTGAAG gttttctcttctatttccacGTCCACAACCGACCTCCACTAGACCAGCACATCCATTCGCTTCTGCTGTTCGGTTTGTTTGGAGGGAGTGTCAGTATCTCTTTAGAGGTGATCTTTCGGGATAATATTGTGCTGGAGCTTTTCCGAACCAGTCTCCTCATTCTTCAGGGAACCTGGTTCTGGCAG ATTGGATTTGTCCTGTTCCCCCCATTTGGAACACCAGAATGGGACCAGAAAGACATGGACAATATCATGTTTATCACCATGTGCTTCTGCTGGCACTATTTGGTTGCCCTTTGCATCACGGCCATCAACTTCTCTCTTGTTTACTG CTTTTTGACTAGGGTGAAGAGACATGCAGAAGGAGAAATCATTGGGATTCAGAAGCTGACATCATCAGATCACACTTACCAGTCAGCCCTTTTGAGTGGCTCAGATGAGGAGTGA